A region of Paenibacillus sp. 37 DNA encodes the following proteins:
- a CDS encoding DUF421 domain-containing protein, with protein MDWIWKSVLLVLIGMILLRIAGRKSISQMSVATTVIMISIGTTIVQPIANHELGKAIGSASVFILTLLVVEQLQLKFNIFERLMSGSSKIVVEDGKVIIPNLKRMRYTMDQLEMHMRQNGITSVDDLETATVEPNGQLGYVLKRHARPVTIGDLEEILRSYAITGSNPATGEHPQQDNSSKPSTHSDNSTDIFQEVSKGAHAHPVDPKLQ; from the coding sequence ATGGACTGGATATGGAAATCTGTTTTACTTGTACTTATCGGCATGATTCTCCTGCGAATTGCAGGACGTAAGTCGATCTCACAGATGAGTGTTGCCACAACGGTCATCATGATCTCCATCGGAACAACGATTGTACAGCCCATCGCGAATCATGAGCTTGGCAAAGCGATTGGATCAGCATCGGTATTCATTTTGACGTTACTTGTGGTGGAACAACTGCAATTGAAATTTAATATTTTTGAACGGTTAATGAGTGGCAGTTCCAAAATTGTGGTAGAGGACGGGAAGGTCATTATACCCAATCTGAAACGTATGCGTTATACGATGGATCAGCTTGAGATGCATATGCGGCAGAACGGAATTACAAGTGTAGATGATCTGGAGACGGCAACCGTGGAACCCAATGGTCAACTTGGTTATGTCCTGAAACGACATGCTCGTCCCGTGACGATTGGAGATCTGGAAGAGATCCTACGAAGTTATGCGATTACAGGTAGTAATCCAGCAACGGGAGAACACCCCCAACAAGACAACAGCAGCAAGCCTTCAACGCATAGCGATAACTCCACAGATATTTTCCAAGAAGTTAGCAAAGGTGCTCATGCTCATCCCGTTGATCCTAAGCTTCAATAG
- the sigK gene encoding RNA polymerase sporulation sigma factor SigK, giving the protein MPGLFTAIALFIKELTLLVSYVKNNAFPQPLAEGDEAKHLRLMAEGNAHSRNLLIEHNLRLVAHIVKKFDNTGEDQEDLISIGTIGLIKAIESFQQGKGTKLATFAARCIENEILMHLRSLKKTRKDVSLHDPIGTDKEGNEITLIDILGTEADDVVDRVQLKIEKSKIYRNLDILDDREKEVVIGRFGLEAGGEERTQREIAKELGISRSYVSRIEKRALMKLYHEFYKQK; this is encoded by the coding sequence GTGCCCGGATTGTTTACCGCAATTGCTCTATTCATTAAAGAGTTAACGTTACTCGTCTCGTATGTCAAAAATAATGCGTTCCCCCAGCCACTGGCTGAGGGTGATGAAGCCAAACATTTACGCCTTATGGCTGAAGGCAATGCCCACTCTCGCAATCTGCTCATTGAACACAATCTGCGCCTCGTCGCGCATATCGTCAAGAAGTTCGACAATACGGGTGAAGATCAGGAAGACCTGATTTCCATCGGAACCATTGGTTTGATCAAAGCCATCGAAAGTTTTCAACAAGGCAAAGGCACGAAGCTGGCCACATTTGCGGCGAGATGTATTGAAAACGAAATTTTGATGCATCTCCGTTCCCTGAAGAAAACACGCAAAGATGTATCCCTGCACGACCCTATCGGTACGGACAAAGAAGGCAATGAAATTACATTAATCGATATCCTTGGCACAGAAGCTGATGATGTTGTAGATCGGGTACAGCTCAAGATTGAAAAAAGCAAAATTTATCGCAATCTCGACATCCTGGATGATCGGGAGAAGGAAGTTGTAATCGGTCGATTTGGCCTGGAAGCGGGCGGGGAAGAACGAACTCAACGCGAAATTGCGAAGGAACTGGGCATCTCACGCTCTTATGTATCACGGATTGAGAAGCGGGCGTTAATGAAGCTGTATCATGAGTTTTATAAGCAAAAATAG
- a CDS encoding amino acid permease — protein MQQETLTRGLKNRHVQLMAIGGAIGTGLFLGAGKTIQLTGPSILLAYIITGVVLFLIMRALGELLLSNLQYHSFVDFVRDYLGNMAAFITGWTYWFCWISIAMADITAVGLYTQFWFPNVPQWVPGLIALVILLIMNLATVKLFGEMEFWFALIKVVAILALIVVGLYMIFKGFTTDQGPASFTNLWSHGGWFPNGLHGFIISFQMVVFAFVGMELVGLTAGETENPEKVIPRAINQIPIRVLLFYVGALLIIMSIYPWNAIVPTESPFVQVFAAVGIAAAAGIVNFVVLTSAASACNSAIFSTSRMVFSMAKDHNAPESFARLNKRKVPSNALFFSTIVILIAIVLNYIMPEGVFTLITSVSTVCFIFVWGIMVICHLRYRRTQPELASRSRFKLPLYPFSNYLILAFLAFVLVVLALAEDTRVALFVTPVWFILVAGIYLFKKKNLSSNRQ, from the coding sequence ATGCAGCAAGAAACGTTAACAAGGGGATTAAAGAACAGGCACGTGCAGTTGATGGCGATCGGAGGTGCGATCGGTACAGGTCTGTTTCTCGGAGCAGGCAAAACGATCCAGCTAACAGGGCCATCCATCTTGCTGGCCTACATTATTACGGGTGTTGTGTTGTTCCTGATCATGCGTGCATTGGGGGAGCTGCTGTTAAGCAACTTGCAGTATCATTCCTTTGTCGATTTTGTGCGTGATTACCTGGGAAATATGGCGGCATTTATTACAGGCTGGACCTACTGGTTCTGCTGGATCTCCATTGCCATGGCTGATATTACGGCAGTTGGATTGTATACGCAGTTCTGGTTTCCGAATGTACCTCAGTGGGTGCCGGGATTAATTGCGTTAGTCATTTTGCTAATCATGAACTTGGCAACGGTCAAGTTGTTTGGGGAGATGGAATTCTGGTTTGCCCTGATTAAAGTCGTGGCTATTCTTGCACTCATTGTTGTTGGTTTATATATGATATTCAAAGGTTTTACAACGGATCAGGGTCCAGCGAGCTTCACCAATCTGTGGAGTCATGGGGGATGGTTCCCGAATGGACTGCATGGGTTCATCATATCGTTCCAGATGGTAGTGTTCGCCTTTGTAGGCATGGAACTGGTGGGACTCACAGCAGGGGAAACGGAGAACCCGGAGAAGGTTATTCCGAGAGCAATTAACCAGATCCCGATCCGGGTACTGCTCTTCTATGTTGGCGCACTGCTGATTATTATGAGTATCTACCCGTGGAACGCCATTGTGCCGACTGAAAGTCCGTTTGTACAAGTGTTTGCCGCTGTGGGTATTGCGGCTGCTGCAGGCATTGTGAACTTCGTGGTACTGACTTCCGCAGCGTCAGCGTGTAATAGTGCCATTTTCAGTACAAGCCGTATGGTGTTCTCCATGGCAAAGGATCACAACGCACCTGAATCATTTGCAAGACTGAACAAGAGGAAAGTCCCTTCCAATGCGCTGTTTTTCTCCACGATTGTTATTCTGATCGCGATTGTGCTGAACTATATCATGCCAGAGGGCGTGTTTACGCTGATCACGAGCGTGTCAACCGTGTGTTTTATCTTTGTCTGGGGCATCATGGTGATCTGTCATCTCCGATATCGTCGTACTCAGCCGGAACTGGCGAGTCGCAGCCGCTTCAAACTGCCACTTTATCCGTTCTCTAACTACTTGATCCTAGCGTTTTTGGCATTTGTACTGGTGGTACTGGCATTGGCCGAGGATACGCGTGTGGCACTGTTTGTCACGCCGGTGTGGTTTATTCTTGTTGCGGGGATTTACCTTTTTAAAAAGAAAAATTTGAGTAGTAACAGACAGTAG
- a CDS encoding serine hydrolase domain-containing protein, producing the protein MEKENKTTLHTYVDEAMDRAISEKRIVGTVVQVALGGELTYSRAAGFADREQKRTMAENTLFRLASVTKPIVSTAALALVSQGKLNLHDPVTRWLPAFRPKLANGQDTQITIQQLMTHTAGLTYRFFQEEQGTYERAGISDGMDLSELSLEENLQRLASVPLIYEPGDMWRYSIATDVLGAVIEKVTGMSLREAVQLLVTRPLHMTDTDFVAVDSDRLTAAYADGSEEPRLLHNQLEQVPFIEGTAGFRLSPNRANRTSAYLSGGAGMVGSTGDFLTLLEALRQGGQPLLTEAVAAEMSTNQIGDLVMPYWPGRGFGLGFTVLKDPAAAGTTESAGTWRMGGTYGHSWFVDPKEELSVAAFTNTALEGMSGQYTTDICDAIYAGIRESKGAARI; encoded by the coding sequence ATGGAAAAAGAAAATAAGACAACATTGCATACTTATGTGGATGAAGCCATGGACCGCGCGATAAGCGAAAAAAGAATCGTAGGAACGGTTGTACAGGTTGCATTAGGAGGGGAACTGACATACAGCCGGGCAGCTGGTTTCGCAGACAGGGAGCAAAAACGTACCATGGCAGAAAACACTCTGTTTCGACTGGCTTCCGTAACTAAACCCATTGTGTCCACAGCAGCTCTGGCTTTGGTCTCACAAGGAAAGCTGAATCTGCATGATCCGGTGACTCGCTGGCTACCTGCATTCCGGCCCAAGCTTGCCAATGGTCAGGACACCCAAATAACAATTCAGCAATTGATGACACACACCGCTGGCTTGACCTATCGGTTTTTCCAAGAAGAGCAAGGAACCTATGAACGTGCAGGTATCTCGGATGGAATGGATTTATCTGAATTAAGTCTGGAGGAGAATCTCCAAAGGCTTGCTTCTGTTCCTCTTATATATGAGCCAGGAGACATGTGGAGGTATTCCATCGCGACAGATGTACTCGGAGCCGTTATTGAAAAGGTAACCGGAATGTCGTTAAGAGAAGCTGTTCAACTGCTGGTTACTCGTCCACTTCACATGACAGACACTGACTTTGTTGCAGTCGATTCGGATCGATTGACCGCTGCATATGCTGATGGATCTGAAGAACCGCGTCTTCTCCATAATCAATTGGAGCAGGTTCCTTTTATTGAAGGGACTGCCGGTTTCCGACTGTCACCCAATCGTGCGAATCGTACTTCTGCTTACTTGTCGGGCGGAGCGGGTATGGTTGGAAGTACCGGAGATTTTCTTACTTTACTTGAAGCATTGCGACAAGGAGGACAGCCTCTCCTTACAGAAGCCGTTGCGGCTGAGATGTCTACCAATCAAATCGGTGATCTCGTGATGCCATACTGGCCAGGCAGAGGGTTTGGCCTTGGTTTTACCGTACTTAAAGATCCTGCGGCAGCTGGTACAACGGAATCAGCGGGTACGTGGCGAATGGGTGGAACTTACGGCCATTCCTGGTTTGTTGATCCAAAAGAAGAACTTAGTGTTGCAGCATTCACCAACACGGCACTTGAAGGGATGTCAGGCCAGTATACCACCGATATTTGTGATGCCATCTACGCAGGCATTCGTGAAAGCAAAGGGGCTGCAAGAATTTAA
- a CDS encoding ABC transporter substrate-binding protein yields MISPKFRYCPRITIGKELVVGASPDLVLGRGDLFADADWGVGTVDGLNDMNIRTFLQTTNHKGTLDSLYSDIAQLGQIFDVQENAATFTESLKTRVEAIKASVADQPEHSFAYIVPATEDTITVSSMQNDTYQLDALGLLKLKNTFDGVQGEVSVEQLITANPDYLLLSAYAGSPDIDKLIQNLYANPALQSMNAIKNKQIYVTDFSQFWGYGYQILDGIEKMGQEMKANPIK; encoded by the coding sequence ATGATTTCGCCAAAATTCCGGTATTGTCCAAGGATTACGATAGGTAAAGAGCTGGTTGTAGGTGCAAGCCCGGATCTGGTACTCGGACGGGGTGACCTGTTCGCTGATGCAGACTGGGGTGTGGGTACCGTCGATGGATTGAATGACATGAATATCCGCACATTCCTGCAAACGACGAATCACAAAGGCACACTCGATAGCCTGTATAGCGATATCGCACAACTTGGTCAGATCTTCGACGTTCAAGAAAATGCTGCAACATTCACAGAAAGTCTGAAGACTCGTGTTGAAGCCATTAAGGCAAGTGTAGCCGATCAGCCTGAGCATTCTTTTGCCTACATCGTACCTGCTACGGAAGACACTATTACGGTAAGCAGCATGCAGAACGATACGTATCAGCTTGATGCACTGGGACTGTTGAAGCTGAAAAATACGTTTGATGGTGTGCAAGGTGAGGTAAGTGTTGAACAACTGATCACAGCGAACCCGGACTATCTGCTCTTGTCTGCGTACGCCGGTTCACCGGATATCGACAAGCTGATTCAAAATCTGTATGCCAATCCCGCCCTGCAAAGTATGAACGCAATCAAGAACAAACAGATCTATGTCACAGATTTCAGCCAGTTCTGGGGTTATGGATATCAAATTCTGGATGGTATTGAGAAAATGGGACAGGAAATGAAAGCTAATCCAATCAAGTAA
- a CDS encoding MFS transporter, whose translation MAINTSLPKQRELPSISSERLPWAGLLALAMAGFICILTESLPAGLLPQIAKDLGVTESLTGQLVTLYAIGSLVAAIPLTAATRGWRRRPLLLVCIGGFLVFNTVTAISSDYILTLAARFMAGVSAGVLWGMTAGYARRMVPDSLKGKAMAVAMVGTPVALALGVPIGSFLSSYIGWRLIFGIVSLLTAALIVWVLWKMPDFAGEPAGERLPLHKVFLIPGVRPILFVVLAWMLAHNILYTYISPYLAQTVFANRVDLILLIFGITSIMGIWLTGMLIDRFLRRLVIISLAAFALASVVMGIGTHQPVMIIFGIMIWGITFGGAATLLQTAIAQAGGKSTDVAQSMLVTAWNLAIGGGGIIGGILLEVFGAGYLSGALFILLIPALLVVMRAYKYGFTRAN comes from the coding sequence ATGGCCATTAACACATCCCTCCCCAAGCAAAGGGAGCTGCCTTCCATATCTTCAGAACGCCTTCCGTGGGCGGGACTACTTGCTTTAGCCATGGCTGGCTTCATTTGCATCCTCACTGAAAGCCTGCCTGCGGGACTGCTGCCGCAAATTGCAAAAGACTTGGGGGTCACCGAATCCCTCACTGGACAGTTGGTGACTCTTTATGCCATTGGATCACTTGTTGCTGCCATTCCCTTGACTGCTGCTACACGTGGATGGAGACGCCGACCTCTTCTGCTGGTATGCATCGGTGGCTTTCTTGTCTTTAACACCGTTACCGCAATATCCTCAGATTATATCCTGACACTTGCTGCTCGTTTCATGGCCGGTGTCTCTGCCGGTGTGTTATGGGGAATGACAGCAGGTTATGCTCGTCGGATGGTCCCGGATTCGTTAAAAGGCAAGGCCATGGCCGTGGCTATGGTCGGCACACCCGTGGCGTTAGCCCTGGGTGTCCCAATTGGCAGTTTTCTCAGTTCTTATATCGGCTGGCGCCTCATCTTCGGGATTGTATCTCTTCTGACCGCAGCTTTAATCGTATGGGTTCTCTGGAAAATGCCGGATTTTGCAGGAGAACCGGCTGGGGAACGTCTTCCACTGCATAAGGTGTTTTTAATTCCCGGAGTTAGGCCCATTCTGTTTGTTGTTCTGGCCTGGATGCTGGCCCATAATATCCTTTACACCTATATTTCTCCCTACCTTGCCCAGACCGTATTTGCTAACAGAGTAGACTTGATTTTGCTCATTTTCGGTATCACTTCCATTATGGGAATTTGGTTAACCGGAATGCTCATTGACCGATTTTTGAGGAGATTAGTAATCATCAGTCTGGCAGCATTCGCTCTCGCGTCTGTCGTGATGGGAATCGGTACTCATCAACCTGTGATGATTATCTTTGGCATCATGATCTGGGGAATTACGTTTGGCGGGGCCGCGACACTGTTACAGACTGCCATCGCTCAAGCGGGAGGCAAAAGCACAGATGTCGCCCAATCGATGCTGGTTACAGCATGGAATCTGGCGATTGGCGGAGGAGGCATCATCGGGGGCATCCTTCTTGAAGTGTTTGGAGCAGGATACCTTTCTGGGGCGCTGTTTATCTTGCTCATTCCTGCGTTGCTTGTAGTTATGCGTGCTTATAAATATGGATTTACCAGAGCAAATTAA
- a CDS encoding MarR family winged helix-turn-helix transcriptional regulator, producing the protein MKTRDAISLISKIKEKVNRFILAEMAEQGIQDLATSHGDIIYALYNNHRMTMAEIAKKIGKDKSTVTALVDKLVRTGYVVKERDATDSRVVHVALTAKGEELKPVFEEISQRMLDAFYANVTEAEKKELLRILMKIHGNF; encoded by the coding sequence ATGAAAACAAGAGACGCTATTTCACTCATATCCAAAATTAAAGAGAAGGTCAACCGTTTCATCCTGGCCGAGATGGCTGAACAGGGAATCCAGGATCTCGCTACGTCCCATGGGGATATTATCTATGCCCTGTACAACAATCACAGGATGACCATGGCTGAAATCGCCAAAAAAATTGGCAAGGATAAATCCACGGTGACTGCACTTGTGGACAAATTGGTGCGCACAGGATACGTCGTTAAGGAGCGTGATGCAACAGATTCACGCGTTGTTCATGTCGCTTTGACTGCAAAAGGCGAAGAATTAAAGCCGGTCTTTGAAGAGATATCGCAGCGCATGCTGGACGCGTTCTATGCGAACGTTACGGAAGCGGAGAAAAAAGAACTGCTTCGAATTTTAATGAAAATTCATGGTAACTTCTAA
- a CDS encoding FecCD family ABC transporter permease, with amino-acid sequence MGKRESLIHSKSGFALLIAALIMITLISVGIAVSIGQVRIPLAESYRILLYKLTGFQWGTTPIEAGSFTDIIWQIRFPRVLMAMFIGSGLALCGTVMQAAVQNPLADPYILGISSGASLGATFAILIGFGAIGWLGQTGVAFWAFAGAMGASLLVLTLAGIRGKMTSVKLVLAGMVINALCSAFSNFIIYFANNAEGIKTVTFWTMGSLASSGWNKLPLVGIVVLVAILFFLLQSRVLNTMLLGDEAAVTLGINLSVYRRVYMLLTALVTGVMVASCGMIGFVGLIIPHIVRGLVGSDHRKVMPVSVLFGAIFLIWTDVIARSLISSVELPIGIITAMIGAPMFMYMLVKKGYGFGGN; translated from the coding sequence ATGGGGAAAAGAGAGTCTCTGATTCATAGTAAATCCGGTTTTGCTTTACTGATTGCAGCTTTAATCATGATTACGCTTATTTCTGTAGGAATCGCGGTTTCCATTGGACAGGTTCGTATTCCGCTGGCGGAATCATATCGTATTCTTTTGTACAAATTAACGGGATTCCAGTGGGGAACAACACCCATTGAGGCAGGTTCCTTTACCGATATCATCTGGCAGATTCGTTTCCCGCGTGTGCTGATGGCGATGTTTATCGGTTCAGGCTTGGCCTTGTGCGGTACTGTTATGCAGGCTGCTGTGCAGAACCCACTGGCTGATCCATACATACTGGGTATATCCTCAGGTGCTTCACTTGGAGCAACCTTTGCGATTCTCATTGGATTCGGTGCAATTGGGTGGCTTGGTCAGACCGGGGTGGCTTTCTGGGCCTTTGCCGGAGCGATGGGTGCATCCTTACTGGTCCTGACTTTGGCAGGGATTCGGGGGAAAATGACGTCGGTCAAGCTGGTGCTTGCCGGAATGGTGATTAACGCGCTGTGCAGCGCATTTTCGAACTTTATTATTTATTTTGCCAACAATGCTGAAGGCATCAAAACGGTGACATTCTGGACCATGGGCAGTCTGGCGTCTTCTGGATGGAACAAGCTTCCACTCGTAGGTATCGTCGTGCTGGTGGCGATTCTATTCTTCCTTTTACAGTCCAGAGTTCTCAATACGATGTTATTGGGGGATGAAGCAGCTGTCACACTGGGCATTAATCTGAGTGTGTACCGCAGGGTGTACATGCTGTTAACCGCTTTGGTGACAGGCGTCATGGTGGCGAGCTGTGGCATGATTGGTTTTGTGGGACTCATTATTCCGCATATCGTCAGAGGTCTGGTGGGTTCCGACCATCGTAAAGTGATGCCTGTATCCGTGCTGTTTGGAGCCATTTTCCTGATTTGGACGGATGTGATCGCAAGATCCCTGATATCCAGCGTGGAGTTGCCAATCGGTATTATTACAGCCATGATTGGTGCACCCATGTTTATGTATATGCTGGTCAAAAAAGGCTACGGTTTTGGAGGAAATTAA
- a CDS encoding alpha/beta fold hydrolase codes for MTDYTKLLPKHEVKKIGEHDLHLEIFKGPPIYDAETVTKKPPLLFLHGAYTGSWMWSKYIPRFVQHGWTCYVMNLRSHYMSRVMDMTKITFDDYLEDIREVLAGINEPPILIGFSMGGILSQKIAENATLAGLVVIDASISKEVHDAVPYPEKDRETVSDIIMPAPVRQELASIDETPEDIAFQRKYLQTESAKAFATFSVLRGADGISINGDLIHCPSLVIKAVSCEDEDQRGQLTAKQLGAAYAGLWDTTHTGLLVGQRYLEPVKLILEWLNRQHPFELTEKLTK; via the coding sequence ATGACAGATTACACAAAATTATTACCGAAACATGAGGTCAAGAAGATCGGAGAACATGATTTACACTTGGAAATATTCAAAGGACCCCCGATTTATGATGCCGAAACAGTGACCAAGAAGCCCCCACTGCTATTCCTTCACGGTGCCTACACAGGCAGCTGGATGTGGAGCAAATATATCCCCCGTTTTGTCCAGCACGGTTGGACCTGTTATGTCATGAACTTGAGAAGCCATTACATGAGTCGGGTCATGGACATGACAAAGATTACGTTTGACGATTATTTGGAGGATATTCGGGAAGTGTTAGCCGGGATCAACGAACCTCCCATTCTTATTGGCTTCAGCATGGGTGGGATTCTCAGTCAAAAGATTGCAGAAAACGCTACTCTCGCAGGCCTGGTTGTCATTGATGCCAGTATAAGCAAAGAGGTCCATGACGCCGTGCCTTATCCTGAAAAAGATCGTGAAACCGTATCGGACATCATCATGCCTGCACCTGTTCGGCAGGAACTTGCAAGCATCGATGAGACGCCGGAAGACATTGCTTTTCAGCGTAAGTATCTGCAAACGGAGTCTGCGAAGGCATTTGCTACCTTTTCAGTCCTGCGAGGAGCCGATGGAATATCCATTAATGGCGACCTGATCCATTGTCCCAGCTTGGTGATCAAGGCTGTTTCCTGTGAAGACGAAGATCAGAGAGGCCAATTAACTGCCAAGCAACTGGGCGCTGCATATGCCGGACTTTGGGATACAACCCATACGGGTTTACTGGTAGGCCAACGGTACTTGGAACCTGTCAAACTCATTCTTGAATGGTTGAACAGACAGCACCCTTTTGAATTAACGGAAAAACTCACAAAATAA
- a CDS encoding Lrp/AsnC family transcriptional regulator produces the protein MDEIDQHILFHLENQARLSMTELGKLVGLSQPAVTERVKRMEEKGVIEEYRTVISPSKLGKQSTAYVLFRTRDCYPFLDFCRASPEVVECYRISGEYNYLLKILTDTIQGLEEFENKCDPYGTYMTLITMSSPIAHKNLVEGPNLLAQAE, from the coding sequence ATGGACGAAATAGATCAGCATATTCTGTTTCACTTGGAGAATCAGGCGAGATTATCCATGACCGAGTTAGGAAAATTAGTCGGATTATCTCAACCAGCTGTTACTGAGCGAGTCAAACGAATGGAAGAAAAGGGGGTTATCGAGGAATATCGAACCGTAATCTCACCATCCAAATTGGGCAAGCAGAGCACAGCATATGTTCTCTTTCGTACGCGGGATTGTTATCCTTTCCTGGATTTCTGCCGTGCGTCACCTGAAGTCGTGGAATGTTATCGGATTAGCGGGGAGTATAACTACTTGCTGAAAATCCTCACAGACACCATTCAGGGACTAGAGGAGTTTGAGAACAAGTGTGATCCGTACGGTACTTACATGACTTTAATCACCATGTCTTCTCCAATTGCACATAAGAATCTCGTGGAAGGACCAAATCTGTTGGCACAGGCAGAATAA
- a CDS encoding ABC transporter ATP-binding protein: MKLNVENVSISVLNTDIIKDISLQVDGKQFVGLIGPNGCGKSTLLKSIYKVIKPQQGKVFLDHTDILKSSPKVVSRHMGVVGQFNELSFDFTVREMVMMGRTPHKKMLETDNERDHEIVEQALEKVHLTGHADRNYVSLSGGEKQRVVLARVLAQQPQFLILDEPTNHLDIKYQLQILNIVRGLGIGILAALHDLELAAEYCDYLYVVKKGQIVVHGKPADILTREMIGEVFDVDCEIYKNPVTGGLGIAYLSTR; encoded by the coding sequence ATGAAGCTGAACGTAGAAAATGTATCCATCTCTGTGCTGAACACGGACATCATCAAGGACATATCTTTACAGGTGGACGGCAAACAGTTCGTTGGACTGATCGGACCGAATGGTTGTGGGAAGTCAACGCTACTCAAGAGCATCTATAAAGTGATCAAACCTCAGCAAGGCAAGGTTTTTCTGGACCATACCGATATTCTCAAATCCAGCCCAAAGGTTGTATCCAGACATATGGGCGTTGTTGGCCAGTTTAATGAATTGAGTTTTGATTTTACGGTGCGCGAGATGGTCATGATGGGGCGTACCCCGCACAAAAAAATGCTGGAGACGGATAATGAACGGGACCACGAAATTGTGGAACAGGCTTTGGAAAAAGTACATCTGACTGGACATGCAGACCGCAATTACGTGTCTCTGTCGGGTGGAGAGAAACAGCGTGTCGTATTGGCGCGTGTCCTGGCACAGCAACCTCAATTCCTGATCCTGGACGAGCCGACGAACCATCTGGACATCAAATACCAACTTCAAATTCTGAATATTGTCCGTGGACTCGGCATTGGCATATTGGCAGCGTTGCATGATCTTGAACTCGCCGCAGAATATTGCGATTATCTCTATGTGGTGAAAAAGGGCCAGATTGTGGTCCATGGCAAACCCGCTGATATTCTGACTCGCGAGATGATTGGTGAGGTGTTCGATGTAGACTGTGAAATCTATAAGAATCCGGTTACGGGTGGCCTGGGTATTGCTTACCTGAGTACACGGTGA